One segment of Candidatus Rokuibacteriota bacterium DNA contains the following:
- a CDS encoding gamma carbonic anhydrase family protein, whose amino-acid sequence MLLEHEGRRPSIHASAYVAPNATVSGDVTIGPECRILFGAVLTAEGGSVILGSRCVVMEQAVLRGTKAHPLRIGDHVLVGPHAHLSGCTVEDNVFVATGASVFNGARIGARSTVRINGVVHIKTVLAPDAVVPIGWVAVGDPARILPPNAHDEIWAVQGPLNFSKTVFGLDPAPAGQSNMPERLRRYAAALGRHVRDRILDRQSSSDF is encoded by the coding sequence ATGCTCCTCGAACACGAAGGCCGGCGTCCAAGCATTCACGCGAGCGCCTACGTCGCCCCCAACGCGACGGTGTCGGGCGACGTAACGATCGGGCCGGAGTGCCGCATCCTCTTCGGCGCGGTGCTGACCGCCGAGGGCGGCTCTGTGATCCTGGGCTCGCGCTGCGTCGTGATGGAGCAGGCGGTCCTGCGCGGCACGAAGGCCCATCCGCTCCGGATCGGCGACCACGTCCTGGTCGGACCTCACGCCCATCTCTCGGGCTGCACCGTCGAGGACAATGTGTTCGTCGCCACCGGCGCCTCCGTCTTCAACGGCGCGCGGATCGGCGCCCGGAGCACGGTCCGCATCAACGGGGTCGTCCACATCAAGACCGTGCTCGCCCCCGACGCCGTCGTGCCCATCGGCTGGGTTGCCGTGGGCGACCCGGCGCGGATCCTCCCGCCCAACGCCCACGACGAGATCTGGGCCGTACAGGGGCCGCTGAACTTTTCGAAGACCGTCTTCGGTCTCGATCCCGCGCCGGCCGGACAGAGCAACATGCCGGAGCGGCTGCGCCGCTACGCGGCAGCCCTCGGCCGCCATGTGCGGGACCGGATCCTGGACCGCCAATCCTCGTCGGATTTCTAA